From a region of the Bradyrhizobium diazoefficiens genome:
- a CDS encoding indolepyruvate ferredoxin oxidoreductase family protein — protein MGINQGPISLDQKYTQETGHVFTTGIQALVRLPMAQIRRDRASGLNTAGFVSGYRGSPLGGYDQQLFAARKHLEQYNIKFQPGVNEDLAATAVWGSQQLNLSPGAKYDGVVGIWYGKGPGVDRCGDVFRHGNAAGSAKNGGVLCLAGDDHGAKSSTVPHQSDHAFMSALMPYLYPSSIHEMIEMGLLGIAMSRYSGCWVGMKVITETVETTAEIDLTDEMKPFIIPTDFELPPGGLNLRWPDDRFEQDRRLQDYKGFAAIAFARANKVNRVTMDSPNARFGIMASGKSYEDVRQALRELGITEEVAAKIGLRLYKIGMPWPLEPEGVRQFAVGLEEIFIIEERREIVENQVKQELFNWRDDVRPRIVGKMDEHDKRFLTFSAELSVASLATSLTERLLRLNLNPEIAEMLRAKADWFNGRQATQMQAVAPVSRTPYFCSGCPHNTSTKVPEGSRALAGIGCHFMALWMDRSTETFTHMGGEGVPWVGIAPFTNENHVFANLGDGTYFHSGILAIRQAVASKANITYKILYNDAVAMTGGQRHDGDLSPQQITHQLHAEGIREIYLVSETPEAYLADTIAPGVKKYHRDELDNVMKMCREYKGTSAIVFVQTCAAEKRRRRKRGLMEDPARRVMINPTVCEGCGDCSVQSNCISVEPLETEFGRKRAINQSSCNKDYSCLKGFCPSFVTIDGGAPRHRAPGELGEIGELPEPASRPTLDKPYNIAVGGVGGTGVLTIGALLGMAAHIEGKASMILDMSGLAQKGGAVLSHVRLSDHPAEVTCSRIVTGTADVVLAADEVVAVAKDTISLCDSSRTRGIINSHLIPTADFVLNRDFNFQTRKLNGLLETALHKESVFFDFTKPAEQLLGDAIATNMMMMGYAYQKGLFPLSAEAIEQAIEVNGVSIKMNKEAFRLGRLAVADPKHLADMLKGTDEVVAPKTLDAMTLDEVIEHRVKHLTAYQNNRLAKRYRKLVDQVRDAAVKGGYGGALPRAVAVNYAKLLAYKDEYEVARLYTDGAFEQQLRDQFEGDFKFTFNLAPPILNSGVDALGRPKKRAFGPWMLNVFRVLAKFKFLRGTALDIFGRSADRKLERDLIVAYEKDVATVLGLLSPLTHDTAVELLSLPDRIRGYGPVKEKAVADAKVRYAQLAADLASPPPAPRQIAAE, from the coding sequence ATGGGCATCAACCAGGGTCCGATCAGTCTCGATCAAAAATACACCCAGGAAACCGGTCACGTCTTCACCACGGGCATCCAGGCCCTGGTCCGCTTGCCCATGGCCCAGATCCGGCGCGACCGCGCCAGCGGCCTCAACACCGCGGGCTTCGTCTCCGGCTATCGCGGCTCGCCGCTCGGCGGCTATGATCAGCAGCTCTTCGCCGCCCGCAAGCATCTCGAACAGTACAACATCAAGTTCCAGCCCGGTGTGAACGAGGATCTGGCGGCCACCGCCGTCTGGGGCTCGCAGCAGCTCAATCTGTCGCCCGGCGCCAAATACGACGGCGTGGTCGGCATCTGGTATGGCAAGGGCCCCGGCGTCGATCGCTGCGGCGACGTTTTCCGCCACGGCAATGCCGCAGGCTCCGCCAAGAACGGCGGCGTGCTGTGCCTTGCCGGTGACGACCACGGCGCAAAATCCTCCACCGTCCCGCATCAGTCCGACCACGCCTTCATGTCGGCGCTGATGCCGTATCTCTATCCCTCGAGCATCCACGAGATGATCGAGATGGGCCTGCTCGGCATCGCGATGTCGCGCTATTCGGGCTGCTGGGTCGGCATGAAGGTGATCACGGAGACGGTGGAGACCACCGCCGAGATCGATCTCACCGACGAGATGAAGCCGTTCATCATCCCCACCGATTTCGAGCTGCCGCCCGGCGGCCTCAATCTGCGCTGGCCCGACGACCGCTTCGAGCAGGATCGCCGCCTGCAGGACTACAAGGGCTTTGCCGCGATCGCCTTTGCGCGCGCCAACAAGGTCAACCGCGTCACCATGGACTCGCCGAACGCCCGTTTCGGCATCATGGCCTCGGGCAAGAGTTACGAGGACGTCCGTCAGGCGCTCCGCGAGCTCGGCATCACCGAGGAGGTCGCTGCCAAGATCGGCCTCCGCCTCTACAAGATCGGCATGCCCTGGCCGCTGGAGCCGGAAGGCGTGCGCCAGTTCGCGGTCGGGCTCGAAGAGATTTTCATCATTGAGGAACGGCGCGAGATCGTCGAGAACCAGGTCAAGCAGGAGCTGTTCAACTGGCGCGACGACGTGCGCCCGCGCATCGTCGGCAAGATGGACGAGCACGACAAACGCTTCCTGACCTTCTCCGCCGAGCTCAGCGTCGCCTCGCTGGCGACCTCGCTCACCGAGCGGCTACTTCGACTTAATCTCAATCCTGAAATCGCGGAGATGCTCCGCGCCAAGGCCGACTGGTTCAACGGTCGTCAGGCCACCCAGATGCAGGCGGTCGCCCCTGTCTCCCGTACCCCGTATTTCTGCTCCGGCTGCCCCCACAATACCTCGACGAAGGTCCCCGAAGGCAGCCGCGCGCTTGCCGGCATCGGCTGCCACTTCATGGCGCTGTGGATGGACCGCTCGACCGAGACGTTTACCCATATGGGCGGCGAGGGCGTGCCGTGGGTCGGCATCGCGCCCTTCACCAACGAGAACCACGTCTTCGCCAATCTCGGCGACGGCACCTACTTCCACTCCGGCATTCTCGCCATCCGCCAGGCGGTCGCCTCCAAGGCTAACATCACCTACAAGATCCTCTATAACGACGCCGTAGCCATGACCGGCGGCCAGCGTCACGACGGCGATCTGTCGCCGCAGCAGATCACCCACCAGCTCCACGCCGAAGGTATCCGCGAGATCTATCTGGTCTCCGAAACGCCTGAGGCCTATCTGGCCGACACCATCGCGCCCGGCGTGAAGAAGTACCATCGCGACGAGCTCGATAACGTCATGAAGATGTGCCGCGAATACAAAGGCACCTCCGCGATCGTGTTCGTGCAGACCTGCGCCGCCGAGAAGCGCCGCCGCCGCAAGCGTGGCCTGATGGAGGATCCGGCGCGCCGCGTCATGATCAATCCGACGGTCTGCGAAGGCTGCGGCGATTGCTCGGTGCAGTCGAACTGCATCTCGGTCGAGCCGCTGGAAACCGAGTTCGGCCGCAAGCGCGCCATCAACCAGTCGTCCTGCAACAAGGACTATTCGTGCCTCAAGGGGTTTTGCCCGTCCTTCGTCACGATCGACGGCGGCGCGCCGCGCCACCGCGCACCTGGCGAGCTCGGCGAAATCGGCGAGCTGCCCGAGCCCGCGTCGCGCCCGACGCTCGATAAGCCCTACAACATTGCGGTCGGCGGCGTCGGCGGCACCGGGGTTCTCACCATCGGCGCGCTGCTCGGCATGGCCGCCCATATCGAGGGCAAGGCCTCGATGATTCTCGACATGTCAGGTCTGGCGCAAAAAGGTGGCGCGGTGCTCAGCCATGTGCGCCTGTCGGATCACCCGGCCGAGGTGACCTGCTCGCGCATCGTCACCGGCACGGCCGATGTGGTGCTCGCCGCCGACGAAGTGGTTGCGGTCGCCAAGGACACGATCTCGCTCTGCGATTCCAGCCGCACCCGCGGCATCATCAACAGCCACCTTATCCCGACCGCCGATTTCGTCCTCAACCGCGACTTCAACTTCCAGACCCGCAAGCTGAACGGGCTGCTGGAAACGGCGCTGCACAAGGAGTCCGTGTTCTTCGACTTCACCAAGCCGGCCGAGCAACTGCTCGGCGATGCCATCGCCACCAACATGATGATGATGGGCTATGCCTATCAGAAGGGCCTGTTCCCGCTGTCGGCGGAAGCAATCGAGCAGGCGATCGAGGTCAATGGCGTCTCGATCAAGATGAACAAGGAGGCCTTCCGCCTCGGACGCCTTGCGGTCGCGGATCCCAAGCACCTTGCCGATATGCTGAAGGGGACGGACGAGGTCGTTGCGCCCAAGACGCTGGATGCGATGACGCTGGATGAGGTCATCGAGCATCGCGTCAAGCATCTGACCGCCTACCAGAACAACCGTCTCGCCAAGCGCTATCGCAAGCTGGTCGACCAGGTGCGCGACGCCGCGGTGAAGGGCGGCTATGGCGGTGCGTTGCCGCGCGCAGTGGCCGTGAACTACGCCAAGCTGCTGGCCTACAAGGACGAGTACGAAGTCGCGCGTCTCTACACCGACGGCGCCTTCGAGCAGCAGCTTCGCGATCAGTTCGAAGGCGACTTCAAGTTCACCTTCAACCTGGCCCCGCCGATCCTCAACAGTGGCGTCGATGCGCTGGGCCGCCCGAAGAAGCGCGCCTTTGGCCCGTGGATGCTCAACGTCTTCCGCGTGCTGGCAAAATTCAAATTCCTGCGCGGCACGGCGCTCGACATCTTCGGCCGCAGCGCCGACCGCAAGCTCGAGCGCGACCTGATCGTCGCTTACGAGAAGGACGTCGCCACCGTGCTCGGCCTGTTGTCGCCGCTCACGCACGACACCGCGGTGGAATTGCTCTCACTGCCCGACCGCATTCGCGGTTACGGGCCGGTGAAGGAAAAGGCAGTAGCGGACGCGAAAGTCCGCTACGCCCAACTCGCCGCCGATCTGGCGAGCCCACCGCCCGCACCGAGGCAGATAGCAGCGGAGTAG
- a CDS encoding antibiotic biosynthesis monooxygenase, with protein sequence MIAVIFEVWPKPEHRQDYFDLAADLKPLLQTIDGFISVERFESLTEKGKILSVSFWRDEAAVEAWRNTMEHRRTQAKGRAQIFVDYHLRIASVIRDYSMTDREQAPRDSRAVHDAH encoded by the coding sequence ATGATCGCCGTGATCTTCGAGGTCTGGCCGAAGCCGGAACACCGCCAGGATTATTTCGATCTTGCAGCCGATCTGAAGCCGCTCCTGCAAACCATCGACGGCTTCATCTCGGTCGAGCGCTTCGAGAGCCTGACCGAGAAGGGCAAGATCCTGTCGGTGTCGTTCTGGCGGGACGAGGCGGCGGTCGAGGCCTGGCGCAATACGATGGAGCACCGCCGCACCCAGGCCAAGGGTAGGGCGCAGATCTTTGTCGATTATCATCTGCGCATTGCCAGCGTTATCAGGGACTACAGCATGACTGATCGCGAGCAGGCTCCGAGGGACAGCCGGGCCGTACACGACGCGCACTAG
- a CDS encoding c-type cytochrome produces MRTILAGLALSGLALCSAVASLAAKPSPELIAYGKTLVEAGDCAGCHTADPAKPFAGGKRIDTPFGAIFAPNLTPDRDTGIGTWLDADFTRALRTGIAPDGSNYYPAFPYPYFTRMTKDDTLAIRAYLGTLAPVTSRNKPPELRWPFGYRGLMRVWNAVYFKPGLFEPDQSKSAAWNRGGYLVTGLGHCGACHTPKNYFGADRDAQALSGNEIGGWFAPRLDGAARSGLKSWSETDITEYLQSGRNARSHAGGPMAEVIVNSTSKMSDADVRAIALYLKSLPPARRETIPTPPDEAEMKVGKAVYAKLCIACHEADGTGSPRIYPPLPGNALLQSINPSSTLRIILDGAHTVTTPRAPNSGEMPGYAKQLSDEEIAAVTNYIRNSWGNAGPLVTPAQVAKARKQEP; encoded by the coding sequence ATGCGGACGATTCTGGCCGGCTTGGCTCTTTCGGGCTTGGCGTTGTGCAGTGCGGTTGCGAGCCTCGCCGCCAAGCCATCGCCGGAGCTGATCGCTTACGGCAAGACCCTGGTCGAGGCCGGCGATTGCGCGGGCTGCCACACCGCAGATCCAGCCAAGCCGTTCGCGGGCGGCAAGCGCATCGACACGCCCTTCGGCGCGATCTTTGCGCCGAACCTGACGCCGGACCGCGACACCGGGATCGGCACCTGGCTCGACGCCGATTTCACGCGCGCGCTTCGCACCGGCATCGCGCCAGATGGCTCGAACTATTACCCGGCCTTCCCCTATCCCTACTTCACCCGAATGACGAAGGACGACACGCTGGCGATCCGCGCCTATCTCGGCACGCTCGCACCCGTCACCAGCCGCAACAAGCCGCCGGAGCTGCGCTGGCCGTTCGGCTATCGCGGGCTGATGCGGGTCTGGAACGCTGTGTATTTCAAACCCGGCCTGTTCGAGCCGGATCAGAGCAAGAGCGCGGCCTGGAACAGGGGTGGTTATCTCGTCACCGGGCTCGGTCATTGCGGCGCCTGCCACACGCCGAAGAATTATTTCGGCGCAGACAGGGACGCGCAGGCACTGTCAGGCAATGAGATCGGCGGCTGGTTTGCCCCGCGCCTCGATGGCGCCGCCCGCTCCGGCCTGAAGTCGTGGAGCGAGACGGACATCACCGAGTATCTGCAGAGCGGACGCAACGCCAGGAGCCACGCCGGCGGACCGATGGCGGAAGTCATCGTTAACTCGACTTCGAAGATGAGCGACGCCGACGTGCGCGCGATCGCGCTGTACCTGAAGAGCCTGCCGCCGGCTCGGCGCGAGACGATCCCGACGCCGCCAGACGAAGCCGAGATGAAGGTCGGCAAGGCGGTCTACGCAAAGCTCTGCATCGCCTGCCATGAAGCCGACGGCACGGGCAGCCCGCGCATCTATCCGCCGCTGCCGGGCAACGCACTGCTGCAATCGATCAATCCGTCCTCCACCTTGCGCATCATCCTCGACGGCGCCCACACCGTGACCACCCCGCGCGCGCCCAACAGCGGCGAGATGCCGGGCTATGCCAAGCAGCTATCCGACGAAGAGATCGCGGCAGTGACGAACTACATCCGCAACTCCTGGGGCAATGCCGGCCCGCTGGTGACGCCGGCGCAGGTGGCGAAGGCGCGGAAGCAGGAGCCGTAG
- a CDS encoding trimeric intracellular cation channel family protein: MWNLPTDSVLHLLALVALTAEGMTAALAAGRRSMDYVGVCLLACVTALGGGTLRDLFLGHYPLIWVANPIYLALPGGAALLTILIARLVHRLHLAFIVLDAIGLVVFTMIGCNVGWQMDASLPIVIVSGMVTGCAGGVLRDVLCNDVPLLFRSELYASVSVVTGLFYATAFGLNLNAELWTVLTFVLGLSFRLLAVGYKWEMPKFVFTGEER; this comes from the coding sequence ATGTGGAACTTGCCGACGGACAGCGTGCTTCATCTGCTTGCGCTCGTCGCCCTTACGGCGGAGGGCATGACCGCCGCGCTGGCCGCCGGGCGGCGCAGTATGGATTATGTCGGCGTTTGTCTTCTCGCCTGCGTGACCGCGCTCGGCGGCGGCACGTTGCGCGATCTGTTTCTCGGTCACTATCCGCTGATATGGGTGGCCAACCCGATCTACCTCGCGCTGCCGGGTGGAGCAGCGCTGCTGACGATCCTGATCGCGCGGCTGGTGCATCGGCTGCACCTCGCCTTCATCGTGCTCGATGCCATCGGCCTCGTGGTCTTCACCATGATCGGGTGCAATGTCGGCTGGCAGATGGATGCCTCGCTTCCGATCGTGATCGTCTCGGGCATGGTGACGGGCTGCGCCGGCGGCGTGTTGCGCGACGTGCTCTGCAACGATGTGCCGCTGCTGTTTCGCTCCGAGCTCTACGCCAGCGTCTCGGTCGTGACCGGGCTGTTCTATGCCACGGCCTTCGGACTCAATCTCAACGCCGAGCTCTGGACGGTCTTGACCTTCGTGCTCGGCCTCAGCTTCCGACTGCTGGCGGTGGGGTACAAATGGGAGATGCCGAAGTTCGTGTTCACGGGAGAGGAGCGGTAG
- a CDS encoding NIPSNAP family protein, which yields MSVTVFIRYQLDPFKRAQFEAYSKRWLSIIPKCGGDLIGYFMPHEGTNNIAFALIAFESLAAYEAYRARLRQDAEGMANFHFAEEHKFILAEERTFLRKVVL from the coding sequence ATGTCCGTCACCGTCTTCATCCGCTACCAGCTCGATCCGTTCAAGCGCGCGCAGTTCGAGGCGTACTCGAAGCGCTGGCTCAGCATCATCCCAAAATGCGGCGGCGACCTGATCGGCTATTTCATGCCGCATGAAGGCACCAACAACATTGCGTTCGCGCTGATCGCCTTCGAGAGTCTCGCCGCCTATGAAGCCTATCGCGCCCGGCTGCGGCAGGATGCCGAGGGCATGGCGAATTTCCATTTCGCCGAGGAACACAAATTCATCCTCGCCGAAGAGCGCACCTTCCTGCGCAAGGTGGTATTGTAG
- a CDS encoding MaoC/PaaZ C-terminal domain-containing protein yields the protein MSARYEELKGLKNLGQKYAYTDREVMLYAYGIGLGADPMDENELAFVNEGTLTPRPLKVVPTFASVAAWGAGPGEMNLNRVMVVDGERDITFHQPLPVAANITADSSVVEVYDKGKDKGVVIAHQTVLKNEKGEKLATLVASRFARGDGGFGGPNLTQPDPHKIPARAPDKIIDISTRPDQALVYRLCGDRNPLHSDPEFAKKAGFPRPILHGMCTYGITCRGVLQTYADYDASAFRQHVARFSSPVYPGETVTMEFWKEGNVVSFEAKVKSRGVTVIKNGKTVLG from the coding sequence ATGTCCGCCAGATACGAAGAGCTCAAAGGCCTGAAAAACCTCGGCCAGAAATACGCCTACACCGATCGCGAAGTGATGCTCTACGCCTACGGCATCGGCCTTGGTGCTGATCCCATGGATGAGAACGAGCTCGCCTTCGTCAATGAGGGCACGCTGACGCCGCGGCCGCTCAAGGTGGTGCCGACCTTCGCCTCCGTCGCGGCGTGGGGCGCAGGCCCGGGCGAGATGAACCTCAACCGCGTCATGGTGGTCGACGGCGAGCGCGACATCACCTTCCACCAGCCGCTGCCGGTGGCCGCGAACATTACTGCCGACTCCTCCGTCGTCGAAGTCTACGACAAGGGCAAGGACAAGGGCGTGGTCATCGCTCACCAGACCGTGCTGAAGAACGAGAAGGGCGAGAAGCTCGCAACGCTGGTCGCCTCGCGCTTTGCGCGCGGTGACGGCGGCTTTGGCGGGCCGAACCTGACCCAGCCCGATCCGCACAAGATCCCCGCGCGGGCGCCCGACAAGATCATCGACATCTCCACGCGTCCCGACCAGGCGCTGGTCTATCGCCTTTGCGGCGACCGCAACCCGCTGCATAGCGATCCCGAGTTCGCCAAGAAGGCCGGCTTCCCGCGTCCGATCCTGCACGGCATGTGCACCTACGGCATCACCTGTCGCGGCGTGCTGCAGACCTACGCCGACTACGATGCCTCCGCCTTCCGCCAGCACGTCGCGCGGTTCTCCTCGCCGGTCTATCCCGGCGAGACCGTGACCATGGAGTTCTGGAAGGAGGGCAACGTCGTCTCGTTCGAAGCCAAGGTGAAGTCGCGCGGCGTCACCGTGATCAAGAACGGCAAGACGGTGCTGGGTTAG
- a CDS encoding OB-fold domain-containing protein, with protein MSEAKKYPAPVTNPETAAFWDAAKQGKFMIKRCTACGEAHYFPRSICPFCYSDKTVWEEASGEGTIYTYSLMRKSPTGPYAIGYVTLKEGPSLQTNFVDCDLATLKIGQKVKVVFKPTDGAPLPFFAPA; from the coding sequence ATGAGCGAAGCGAAAAAGTACCCGGCACCTGTGACGAACCCCGAAACCGCGGCGTTCTGGGACGCGGCGAAGCAGGGCAAGTTCATGATCAAGCGCTGCACCGCCTGCGGCGAAGCGCATTACTTCCCGCGCTCGATCTGCCCATTCTGCTACTCCGACAAGACGGTGTGGGAAGAAGCGTCGGGCGAGGGCACGATCTACACCTACAGCCTGATGCGGAAGTCGCCGACCGGGCCTTACGCGATCGGTTATGTCACGCTGAAAGAGGGCCCGTCGCTGCAGACCAATTTCGTCGACTGCGATCTCGCGACGCTGAAGATCGGCCAGAAGGTGAAGGTGGTGTTCAAGCCGACCGACGGTGCACCGTTGCCGTTCTTCGCGCCGGCGTAG
- a CDS encoding SDR family oxidoreductase, whose product MGLLDGKVALITGAGGGLGEAYAKLFAREGASVVVNDLGGPRDGSGADKSIAQLVVDAIKAEGGKAVANGADISTMEGGQSVFDDAIKHFGRADILVNNAGILRDQTFAKASEADWDKVIKVHLKGTFCCTLPVFRWMRENGGGVIVNTSSTSGLIGNFGQTNYGAAKGGIWGLSNVLAIEGRKYNIRIWTLAPGALTRMTADLPRYKENPSAALGPDGIAPAVLYMVSDLSGDQTGKVLGVSGPRGVREMRMMEMEGWKPPHSGWNAQDIVDHAKEIFFSEEQIKMGARRF is encoded by the coding sequence ATGGGACTACTCGACGGCAAGGTTGCGCTGATCACCGGCGCGGGCGGAGGGCTCGGTGAGGCCTACGCAAAGCTGTTTGCTCGGGAAGGAGCCTCGGTCGTCGTCAACGATCTCGGCGGCCCTCGTGACGGCTCCGGCGCCGACAAGTCGATAGCGCAGCTTGTGGTGGACGCGATCAAGGCGGAGGGCGGCAAGGCGGTCGCCAACGGCGCCGACATCTCGACCATGGAAGGCGGCCAGTCGGTGTTCGACGACGCCATCAAGCACTTTGGCCGCGCCGACATCCTGGTCAACAACGCCGGCATCCTGCGCGACCAGACCTTTGCGAAGGCGTCGGAAGCCGACTGGGACAAGGTGATCAAGGTGCATCTGAAAGGCACCTTTTGTTGCACCCTGCCGGTGTTTCGCTGGATGCGGGAAAACGGCGGCGGCGTCATCGTCAACACCTCCTCGACCTCGGGCCTGATCGGCAATTTCGGCCAGACCAATTACGGCGCGGCCAAGGGCGGCATCTGGGGTTTGTCCAACGTGCTGGCGATCGAGGGCCGCAAGTACAACATCCGGATCTGGACGCTGGCCCCGGGCGCCCTGACCCGCATGACCGCAGACCTGCCCCGCTATAAGGAGAACCCCTCGGCGGCGCTGGGGCCGGACGGCATCGCGCCGGCCGTGCTATACATGGTCAGCGACTTGTCGGGCGACCAGACCGGCAAGGTGCTGGGCGTGTCCGGGCCCCGCGGCGTGCGCGAAATGCGGATGATGGAAATGGAAGGCTGGAAACCGCCGCATTCGGGCTGGAACGCCCAGGACATCGTCGATCATGCCAAGGAGATCTTCTTCTCCGAGGAGCAGATCAAGATGGGAGCGCGGAGGTTCTAG
- a CDS encoding isocitrate lyase/phosphoenolpyruvate mutase family protein — protein sequence MHVTTADKRAAFRKMHESGCFILPNPVDVGSAKALQHLGFKAIASSSAGFAWTIGKADNHIAIEDVCQHLAALSSAVDIPVNADFEGGFAAEPDKVADNVERCVRTGVAGLSIEDSTGDKDKPIYERTLAVERIKASRKAIGDSGALLVGRCEAYLWGVTDLKLVIDRLTAYADAGADCLYAPGLKTREDIAAVVKAVHPKPFNLLIGASGLSLQEAADLGVRRISVGGSLARAAWGGFMRAAKEMAEKGTFTELGGGYPGGELNRMFS from the coding sequence ATGCACGTCACGACGGCGGACAAGCGCGCGGCATTCAGGAAGATGCACGAGAGCGGGTGCTTCATCCTGCCCAATCCGGTCGACGTCGGCAGCGCCAAGGCGTTGCAGCATCTCGGTTTCAAGGCGATCGCCTCGTCGAGCGCGGGCTTTGCCTGGACCATCGGCAAGGCCGACAACCACATCGCAATCGAGGACGTCTGTCAGCATCTGGCAGCATTGAGCTCGGCTGTCGACATTCCCGTCAATGCTGATTTCGAGGGCGGCTTTGCGGCCGAGCCGGACAAGGTCGCGGACAATGTCGAGCGCTGCGTGCGCACCGGCGTTGCCGGCCTGTCGATCGAAGACTCCACCGGCGACAAGGACAAGCCGATCTACGAGCGCACGCTCGCGGTCGAGCGCATCAAGGCCTCACGCAAGGCGATTGGCGACAGCGGGGCGCTGCTGGTCGGCCGCTGCGAAGCCTATTTGTGGGGCGTGACCGATCTCAAGCTGGTCATCGATCGGCTCACTGCTTACGCGGACGCCGGGGCCGATTGCCTTTACGCGCCGGGCCTGAAGACCCGCGAGGACATCGCGGCTGTGGTGAAGGCGGTGCATCCCAAACCGTTCAACCTGCTGATCGGCGCTTCCGGCCTGTCGTTGCAGGAGGCCGCCGATCTCGGCGTGCGCCGGATCAGCGTCGGCGGCTCGCTTGCCCGCGCCGCGTGGGGCGGCTTCATGCGTGCGGCAAAGGAGATGGCGGAAAAGGGCACGTTCACCGAGCTCGGCGGCGGCTATCCCGGAGGCGAGCTCAACAGGATGTTCAGCTAA
- a CDS encoding thiolase domain-containing protein: MTIKGKAYIAGIFEHPTRHAPDKSTAQLHAEVAKGAIEDAGISKDDVDGYFCAGDAPGGAWPMVDYLGLNTKKLRHVDSTETGGCSYIIHLGHAAEAIAAGKCSIALITLAGKPRTGVMPPRAAGAEVDFESAYGATTHNAYGMCAMRHMHDFGTTSEQLAWIKVAASHHAQYNPHAMLKDVVTVEDVLNSPMISDPLHRMDCCVVSDGGGALIVTTPEIARSLKRPLVKLIGHGEAMKGPRGGKDLDLTYSAGVWSGPRAFEEAGVTPKDIKYASIYDSFTITVLMQLEDLGFCKKGEGGKFVADGNLISGVGKLPFNTDGGGLCSNHPVNRGGMTKIIEAVRQLRGEAHPKVQVKNCDLAIAHGTGGLLGVRHAASTAILERV, translated from the coding sequence TTGACCATCAAGGGCAAGGCCTACATTGCCGGGATTTTTGAACACCCGACCCGGCATGCGCCGGACAAATCCACCGCACAGCTCCATGCCGAGGTCGCCAAGGGCGCGATCGAGGATGCCGGGATCAGCAAGGACGATGTCGACGGCTATTTCTGCGCGGGCGATGCGCCCGGCGGCGCCTGGCCGATGGTCGATTATCTCGGCCTGAACACCAAGAAGCTCCGCCATGTCGATTCCACCGAGACCGGCGGCTGTTCCTACATCATCCATCTCGGTCATGCCGCTGAGGCGATCGCCGCGGGCAAGTGCTCCATCGCGCTGATCACGCTCGCCGGCAAGCCGCGCACCGGGGTGATGCCGCCGCGTGCGGCCGGCGCCGAGGTCGATTTCGAGTCCGCTTACGGTGCGACGACGCACAATGCCTACGGCATGTGTGCCATGCGCCACATGCACGACTTTGGCACCACGAGCGAGCAGCTCGCCTGGATCAAAGTCGCAGCCTCGCACCACGCGCAATACAATCCGCATGCGATGCTCAAGGACGTCGTCACGGTCGAGGACGTCCTGAATTCGCCGATGATCTCCGATCCGCTGCACCGCATGGATTGCTGCGTCGTCTCCGACGGCGGCGGCGCGCTGATCGTGACGACGCCCGAGATCGCCAGGAGCCTGAAGAGGCCGTTGGTCAAGCTGATCGGCCATGGCGAGGCGATGAAGGGCCCGCGCGGCGGCAAGGATCTCGATCTGACTTATTCCGCCGGCGTCTGGTCCGGTCCGCGTGCGTTCGAGGAAGCCGGCGTCACGCCGAAGGACATCAAGTATGCCTCGATCTACGACAGCTTCACCATCACCGTCTTGATGCAGCTCGAGGACCTCGGCTTCTGCAAGAAGGGCGAGGGCGGCAAGTTCGTCGCTGACGGCAACCTCATCTCGGGCGTCGGCAAGCTGCCATTCAACACCGACGGTGGCGGCCTGTGCAGCAACCATCCCGTCAACCGCGGCGGCATGACCAAGATCATCGAGGCCGTGCGACAGCTGCGGGGCGAGGCGCATCCCAAGGTGCAGGTCAAGAATTGCGATCTCGCCATCGCCCACGGCACCGGCGGCCTTCTCGGCGTCCGTCACGCCGCCTCGACCGCCATTCTGGAGCGCGTGTGA